A stretch of Ranitomeya variabilis isolate aRanVar5 chromosome 3, aRanVar5.hap1, whole genome shotgun sequence DNA encodes these proteins:
- the LOC143815764 gene encoding pancreatic secretory granule membrane major glycoprotein GP2-like, which translates to MKLLLFFALCSLLKYAAAQCYSGTSPILCSDATCGGFCTSDNGCYCNDGLTQCVPNSNSCGMEDNSCCAALSKWYWDSTQQCCTQTVVCSPSCYSDEVCDKESATCNCNASKYAGNTPQDLAPTVACDGGVMVASVSQCRLEELGYDYESFHLIDNSTSCTFTYNETIKNLRERSIQVKAAVGWCGNINTRDSSKIYFTNTLHISPFSGPLITKNPIVFNFTCIYNLTMQTSLNFSLNPILSSVVIPSPGAGLGYFTVTMSAYSDSEFTVPIEADQDIYVGSDIYVGVFSEDLDADSFSLRLQNCYATPSQDLSTPNVQLITGGCAANSDVVTNVLQNGNGSEARFQTSAFLFSNYPEVYLFCEVEICNKSSSCGACTSGRSGKAAASGVGVTLSYLDNSDLDSSGHHTVASWTMLAASLLGLFVKFF; encoded by the exons ATGAAATTACTTCTCTTCTTTGCCTTGTGCTCTCTGCTGAAATATGCAG CTGCACAATGCTATT ctGGTACTAGTCCTATTCTGTGCAGTGATGCTACCTGTGGCGGGTTTTGTACATCTGATAATGGATGCTATTGCAATGATGGTCTAACACAATGTGTTCCTAATTCAAACTCGTGCGGAATGGAAGACAACAGCTGTTGTGCTGCGCTCTCCAAGTGGTACTGGGATAGTACTCAGCAATGCTGCACAC AAACAGTAGTGTGCAGTCCAAGCTGTTACAGTGATGAAGTTTGTGACAAAGAATCGGCAACGTGCAACTGTAATGCTTCTAAGTACGCAGGAAATA CTCCACAAGATTTGGCACCTACAGTGGCTTGTGATGGTGGCGTAATGGTGGCATCTGTCAGCCAGTGCAGGCTCGAAGAACTTGGTTATGACTACGAAAGTTTTCATCTAATTGATAACTCCACTTCATGTACATTTACTTATAATGAAACTATTAAAAATTTACGTGAAAGAAGTATTCAAGTAAAAGCAGCCGTAGGATGGTGTGGGAATATTAACACG AGAGATTCATCAAAAATCTATTTTACCAACACTCTCCACATCAGTCCATTTTCTGGTCCTCTTATTACCAAAAATCCGATTGTCTTCAACTTCACCTGTATATACAACCTGACTATGCAGACCAGCCTTAACTTCTCTCTAAATCCCATACTAAG TTCAGTGGTTATACCCTCACCAGGAGCCGGGCTTGGATACTTCACAGTCACTATGTCTGCATATTCTGATTCAGAATTCACAGTTCCAATAGAGGCAGACCAAGATATATATGTTGGATCAGATATCTACGTGGGAGTCTTCTCTGAAGATTTGGATGCTGATTCATTTTCTTTAAGACTACAGAATTGTTATGCTACCCCTAGCCAGGATTTAAGTACCCCGAATGTTCAGCTTATAACCGGGGG CTGTGCTGCAAATAGTGATGTCGTGACCAATGTCCTACAGAATGGAAATGGTTCTGAAGCTCGATTCCAAACTAGCGCATTTCTGTTTTCAAATTATCCTGAAGTCTATTTATTTTGTGAGGTGGAGATATGTAACAAATCAAGCAGTTGCGGAGCG TGTACCTCTGGCCGTTCAGGAAAAGCTGCTGCCTCCGGAGTGGGTGTAACTCTGAGTTACCTAG ATAATAGTGATCTCGATAGCTCTGGACATCACACAG TGGCATCTTGGA